From the genome of Seriola aureovittata isolate HTS-2021-v1 ecotype China chromosome 18, ASM2101889v1, whole genome shotgun sequence:
TAGTAGCTCACATGGCCTGCAGGCTGTCAGCCGTCAGCGTGTTCCAGAGGATCTCATTGGCCGGCAGGTTGTCCGTCTCCTCCAATAGAGATGTGTCGAACTCCACGCTTGGCTCTGGGGTCTCCGgagacctgagagagagagacaccatGGTAACCAGGAGCATGTGACAGAGAGAccgttaccatggtaaccacacAGGAAGCGAGCCTCTGACCTGTAGGCGTCGATGAAGTGTTGGTACTCGGCCAGAGGATCGATCTGCTGAACAGCTGCTGAAATTTCCTGATGAACCTTCACGATCTCCTCCGTCAGCAGACTGCTGATGTCACAGTACTCCTCCAGAATACTCctactgcagagacacacactgatgatgtcacagacacacactgatgatgtcacattaCTCCTCCAGAATACTCctactgcagagacacacactgatgatgtcatagtacTCCTCCAGAATACTCctactgcagagacacacactgatgatgtcacagtactCCTCCAGAATACTCctactgcagagacacacactgatgatgtcacagtactCCTCCAGAATACTCctactgcagagacacacactgatgatgtcactgacacacactgatgatgtcacattaCTCCTCCAGAATACTCctactgcagagacacacactgatgatgtcacagtactCCTCCAGAATACTCctactgcagagacacacactgatgatgtcacagacacacactgatgatgtcacattaCTCCTCCAGAATACTCctactgcagagacacacactgatgatgtcatagtacTCCTCCAGAATACTCctactgcagagacacacactgatgatgtcacagtactCCTCCAGAATACTCctactgcagagacacacactgatgatgtcacagacacacactgatgatgtcacagttctCCTCCAGAATACTCCTACTGCagacacactgatgatgtcacagtactCCTCCAGAATACTCctactgcagagacacacactgatgatgtcacagacacacactgatgatgtcgAAGTACTCCTCCAGAATACTCctactgcagagacacacactgatgatgtcacagtactCCTCCAGAATACTCctactgcagagacacacactgatgatgtcacagtactCCTCCAGCATACTCctactgcagagacacacactgatgatgtcatagtacTCCTCCAGAATTCTCctactgcagagacacacactgatgatgtcacagtactCCTCCAGAATACTCctactgcagagacacacactgatgatgtcacagacacacactgctgatgtCGAAGTACTCCTCCAGAATACTCctactgcagagacacacactgatgatgtcacagtactCCTCCAGAATACTCctactgcagagacacacactgatgatgtcacagtactCCTCCAGCATACTCctactgcagagacacacactgatgatgtcacagtactCCTCCAGAATACTCttactgcagagacacacactgatgatgtcacagacacacactgctgatgtCACAGTACTCCTCCAGAATACTCCTCTGCAGAGACGcagactgatgatgtcacagacacacactgctgatgtCACAGTACTCCTCCAGAATACTCCTACTTCAAAGACACatactgatgatgtcacagacacacactgctgatgtCACAGTACTCCTCCAGAATACTCCTactgcaaagacacacactgatgatgtcagacacacactgatgatgtcacagtactCCTCCAGAATACTCCTactgcaaagacacacactgatgatcaGTGTGTCCATATATGTCTCAGTGGGCGTGTCAGTTAGCATGTCAGTTATCATGTGACTCACAGTGCAAGTGTCATGTCCTCTTGCATCCTCTGCAGGGCGTCGAGCAGAGCGGGCGCGGCACGGCGTCTGTGTTCGTCCTGCTGCGTTTGAGCGCCGCACACCGCCAACACGTACTGGTTGTGAAGGTTGTGGAGCTTCGCTGTCGCTTTGTCGTAACGCTCACGGGCACGCTCTGCCTCCCGACCTGCAATTGAACCAGAGAcatggagggggaggagtcagAGGTTCTTCCTCTCAGTAACATGACAGTATTTAGAGTGTTGGGGTGGGAGGAACCTTTGGCCAGCGCctctctgtatttctctttGGCGTTGTTTGCGTCACGGCTCAACTGACGATACGTCGCCTTCAGCTTCTCCAGGTCACTCCTGGTTACCtagcaacaacacacagcaacaggaTGACGAAACTTTAGTCTGATTTATGCTCTTCtcagagtggatgacatcatcacaccTGTTACCTGTCAAAGTGACacaaactgatttttattttcagcaggtGAACTAGTCACACATCTTAATGGCTggccccccaccccaccccaaccccagCAGACCTTGTGGTTGTGGCTCTccagctgctgatgaagactcTGGTAGCTCTTCTTCACCTGCTGCTTGTCTCGAATCAACGTGGCAAGGCGGTGAAGAGGACCAGAGTTCAAGTCGTCAGCGTGACTCCTCATCACTCGACCCAATGCCTCTGTCTGACGGATCACCTGAGACCAggactgacacagagacagggtCTGACACCAggactgacacagagacaggtaCTGACACCAGGTCTGGATGGACAGGTGAGTCTCACCTTGCTGACGGTGCTGATGTAatcagcagcttcctgtttctCAGTTTGCTGAGTCAtgctgagcagcagagcagagtaCTCCTTATCACTCTTCACCCGTAGCGTCATGAACCGCTTCACTGTCTCCAGcagctagacacacacacacacacacacacacacacacacacacacacacacacacacacacacacacacacacagtctttcaATGTAACCCACCTACGATCATCCAGACCACCTCTGATTGTGGTCTGGGTGATCAGATCAGAAAGTCGTCCTCAATGAGTCTTGGGTATGTTCACAACTTAGAGCTGAACacctgtgatcagatcacctgagagagatgttaataccaggtctgaacaggtctgaacaggaccGAACGGGTCTGAACAGGTCTTTAACAGTGTGGAGAGTTGTACCTTTAACTCCCAGTCCTGCAGCTTCAGTAATCCCTCATGGGAATTCCTCAGATCACGACCAAACCCCATCCTGGATTACAAGcgctctctcactcacactcacactcacactcacacacactcacacacacacacacacacacacactaacggCGAGGGCGAGCAGGTAATGAGTGCATGGTtgtctgtggagagagagaataataataataaaagattgTTGAGTGTATGCCTCAGGTGGAGTCTCCacgaagacaaacacacacaaaacagcagcagccatgttgttgCAGCTAGTAAACTTGTGTACGGTTAAAACAGCTCATCTACCTGCAGCATCACACCTTCAAACTGTCACAACATCCACTAGCAAACATTCAAGGTCTCTGGACCAAACTGTTAGAAATAAAACGCGTGTGAATAATCTATAATCGGCAGTAGgtaaataaaaagaggaagttGATTCATTAATCATGACAATGGTCATTAGTTTCAGTCATTATTAAAGACCTCCATGTTTCATTGATAACTTTAAATGACTGTGTAAGCACGTCACAGCCTGACCTCAGCGGGTGAAAACAGTTAGCATGTTGACTGACACtgcacataataataataataataataataataataaactgaacTCTCACTCAAACTACTtcattcacaataaaataacagGAATAAATCCGAgttttttctcagtttaatCGCATCAAACAGTTTCACTtgattttaatctatttttaaacTGAGAAATTTCACATTCCTACAACTGAAGCTAGGCTAACGCTAACCGCTCCACCTCATTGACACCAATGGGAAACTGAAGCTAACGGGCTAACGGTCAGttaaactttattaacaacagCTTTAACACAAACGAACAAATGACCACAGCAATAAGAACTCCCGCTCTCCTCTCCCCGTGTTTCTGTTCGTTTCTCCCGGTGAATAAAGAAAggatgaagaaggagaagaaggataaggaggaggaggaggaggaggagagggagagtcGGGAGGGGGCTCGCTGTTTTTCCACTATTCCTAGGCCGTTTTCAGCCGCAATAACGCACCAGGAAGCGGCTTTTTCCAACGGCAGACTCGCTGTCCGGTCACCGCGCTCCTCTGCCGTCCTCCGCCGGGAACATCTCCTACTGTTGTCCGTGTTTTTCTGCTCCGCTCCCCCGGCTTCCCCTCCTGTTGTCCGGCCACAGAGCTAAGC
Proteins encoded in this window:
- the fer gene encoding tyrosine-protein kinase Fer isoform X3, encoding MGFGRDLRNSHEGLLKLQDWELKLLETVKRFMTLRVKSDKEYSALLLSMTQQTEKQEAADYISTVSKSWSQVIRQTEALGRVMRSHADDLNSGPLHRLATLIRDKQQVKKSYQSLHQQLESHNHKVTRSDLEKLKATYRQLSRDANNAKEKYREALAKGREAERARERYDKATAKLHNLHNQYVLAVCGAQTQQDEHRRRAAPALLDALQRMQEDMTLALRSILEEYCDISSVCL